The window GCCGATGAGCGCCCGCGCCGATACCGTCACTATCGGCCCCAACCAGTCAGTCAACGCCGATGAAATCGCCGCCTTTGACTGGCTGACCCAGTGCGGGCATCTGGTTGAATTTCGCCTGGTGCCGGATGCCAGTTTCTACAGCTGGCAGGATGCACGCCAGAAAATGAAATAAGGAGGGCGTAATGATCTTTGAAGCGACGTTAATCGGCATTCTGTGCTATCTCGGCGCCCTCAGCAGCCCCTGGCTTTTTGGGCTGACCGGCGGCTGGTATCTGATTACCCGCCCCCTGATTTCCGGCATGTTAGTGGGGCTCATTCTCGGGGATATGCAAACCGGGATCGTCATCGGGGTTGCGGTGCAGGCGGTCTATATCGCGATGGTGACGCCAGGGGGATCGATGCCTGCGGATCTCAATTTTGTGGCTTACCCGGCGATTGCGCTGGGCATCCTGTCGGGTAAAGGTCCTGAAGTCGCCGTTGCGCTGGCGGCGACAATCGGCATCGCCGGCACCATTTTGTTTAACGCGATGATGGTGCTGAACTCCTTCTGGAACCATCGGGCCGACGTGGCGCTGGAGCGCGGCGACGAGCGCGGTCTTTATCTGAACAGCGCCATCTGGCCGCAGGTATCAAACTTTATATTACGTTTCGTGCCTACCTTTATTGCGGTCTATTTCGGCGCGCAGTACATCAGCGGTTTTATGGATAGCCTGCCGGGGATAGTGCTCTCCACGATGAACGTGCTGGGCGGCATTCTGCCCGCGGTAGGGATTGCGATCCTGCTCAAGCAGATCATCAAAAACTACAGCATGCTGATCTATTTTCTGGTCGGCTTCGTCTGCATCGTTTTTTTAAAACTCAACATGGTCGCGCTGGTGATCGTCGGTTCACTGCTGGCGTTGATTCACTACAACTACAAGCCGGAAGCGCCACAGGCGGTGAATGCGGCATCCGCAGCTAAAGATGATGATGAGGATGAATTCTGATGGAACAACGCACCCTGACCCGTAAAGATCTCCGCCGCTGCTGGCGGGCATGGATGATGCACAACCTCTCCTCAATGAGCTTTGAGCGTCTGGCATCATTTGGCTTTTGTCTGAGCATGTTGCCGGTCGCGAAAAAACTCTATCCGGACGCCGCGCAGCGTCATGAAATGCTGCGGCGGCACGCATCGTTCTACAATACCGAACCCCAGATTGGCGCTATCGTCAACGGCATGGCGCTCGGTCTGGAAGAGAAGAAAGCCAACGGCGAACCGATTGATGGCGAAACCATTAATACGTTAAAAGTCGGCCTGATGGGCCCGATTGCCGGTATTGGCGACTCCATGATCCCAGGGATGCTAATCCCTATCCTGCTGAGCATCGGTATGGCGCTCGCCGCCGGGGGAAATATTCTTGGGCCGCTGTTTTATACCGTCGCCTGGCTGGCCATCATTATACCCGGCTCCTGGTTCCTGTTTTTGAAAGGCTACAAAATGGGCTCCGGTTCGGTTGAAATGCTGGTGAGCAGTAAATCAGCCCGTCTGCGTGAAGCCCTGTCGCTGCTGGGCGTATTTGTCATGGGCGGCGTGGCGGCAAGCTACGTTAAGCTGGGAACCGGGCTGGAATTTATCACCAAAGACGGGGTAAATATTCATGTTCAGCAGATGCTCGACGGCATCTTTCCCCAGCTGCTGCCGCTGGCCGTGGTGCTCGGCACGTGGTATTTGATGGCGAAGCGCGGCGTCTCTCCGGTGAAAGCGATGGTTCTGCTACTTGTGCTGGCGGCGCTGGGGGTCGCAACGGGACTGTTTGCCGGATAACCGACTGTTTTCTTCACTAATAATAGATAACCGGGGCAACGCCCCGGTTTTTTATGGATGAAAGTGAGCCCACAGCTCCGCAACTTTATCCGGACGGGAAATAAACTGGAAACGGGCGGGATCGTCAATAAACTGCTGGTATACCGGGGCGGAAGTGATGGCAAACTCCGTATATTGCCGGGGCGTCACGACCTGCAGGCGACCCGGAAGATAGCGCGGGTTATGCTGCCAGACCACGTTTTTATCCTGCAACAGCGGATACCAGGCCAGGCCTTTGCGCGCTCTTATCGCCTCATACTCAAAGCCGTATTCGCGATCGCACCACGCGCCAAAGGTTAATGGCGCGTCAGGATCGGCGGAGATAGTGGCGTGTCCCCAGCCCGGCGGCACCAGCACCTTCTCGCCGGGACCGGCAATCACCGCGAAACAGCGTCCCGGATCGTCTCCGACATGCTCCTGCATATAGACGATCGCTTTTCCCTGCCAGATCTCATACAGCTCCGGCGGCGACCAGCCGCTGTGCTGGCTGATGCGATGGACATGCCCCTGGCTACGTACCGGCTCTTCACCCAGCCGCCCTGCCGCGTAGGTCACCACGCCAAATAACAGCATACGCTTTCTCAGCTCGTCGCGATCCTGCATCCTGGCGACATCCATCGCGATGGCATAGACCTCCTGCGGCCCGCTGCAATGCGGGTCGCGCAGCGAAGCACGAATCTGGTCGAGTCGGCGAATTTCCGGCATCGGCCCGGTGACCTCATCGCCATAGCTAAAGCCGGGCGGATGATGATGCACCGCCATATCCAGACCGAAAGAGTGAAGTGCGTCAGCCATGCCGCACCTCTCTCGCCTTAACCGGCGGGGTCCTGGCAGCAGCCAACAGCAGGCCAACGGTTAAAGCGCCGTTTGCCCGTTCCAGCCGCGACGGCTGGCTAAAAGGAAGGTTCATATGTGTCTCCGGCCCGAGGAGAACAACAGGGACAGAGTAGCAGATTAATCGATTAACTCGCCAGCCTTCGC is drawn from Citrobacter rodentium NBRC 105723 = DSM 16636 and contains these coding sequences:
- a CDS encoding glucose-6-phosphate isomerase family protein, which encodes MADALHSFGLDMAVHHHPPGFSYGDEVTGPMPEIRRLDQIRASLRDPHCSGPQEVYAIAMDVARMQDRDELRKRMLLFGVVTYAAGRLGEEPVRSQGHVHRISQHSGWSPPELYEIWQGKAIVYMQEHVGDDPGRCFAVIAGPGEKVLVPPGWGHATISADPDAPLTFGAWCDREYGFEYEAIRARKGLAWYPLLQDKNVVWQHNPRYLPGRLQVVTPRQYTEFAITSAPVYQQFIDDPARFQFISRPDKVAELWAHFHP
- a CDS encoding PTS mannose/fructose/sorbose/N-acetylgalactosamine transporter subunit IIC, which gives rise to MIFEATLIGILCYLGALSSPWLFGLTGGWYLITRPLISGMLVGLILGDMQTGIVIGVAVQAVYIAMVTPGGSMPADLNFVAYPAIALGILSGKGPEVAVALAATIGIAGTILFNAMMVLNSFWNHRADVALERGDERGLYLNSAIWPQVSNFILRFVPTFIAVYFGAQYISGFMDSLPGIVLSTMNVLGGILPAVGIAILLKQIIKNYSMLIYFLVGFVCIVFLKLNMVALVIVGSLLALIHYNYKPEAPQAVNAASAAKDDDEDEF
- a CDS encoding PTS system mannose/fructose/sorbose family transporter subunit IID; protein product: MEQRTLTRKDLRRCWRAWMMHNLSSMSFERLASFGFCLSMLPVAKKLYPDAAQRHEMLRRHASFYNTEPQIGAIVNGMALGLEEKKANGEPIDGETINTLKVGLMGPIAGIGDSMIPGMLIPILLSIGMALAAGGNILGPLFYTVAWLAIIIPGSWFLFLKGYKMGSGSVEMLVSSKSARLREALSLLGVFVMGGVAASYVKLGTGLEFITKDGVNIHVQQMLDGIFPQLLPLAVVLGTWYLMAKRGVSPVKAMVLLLVLAALGVATGLFAG